From the genome of Sphingobacterium kitahiroshimense, one region includes:
- the ppk1 gene encoding polyphosphate kinase 1 encodes MARKFIPRDVSWLSFNSRVLQEAADETVPLPSKIKFLGIFSNNLDEFFRVRIPGLKRAIDIKDKEANTSFFEDPQIILDEVNTIVIKQQKKFDNFWALIQKEMAQQHVYIKDASQLNLKQEEFVRNFYSEDVESNVIPLLLDDSRPMPYLRDKSLYLGISMRKQEWEYETKFAIIEIPTTLNGRFVILPASAKEKHIILLEDIIKFNLPYIFSYFGFDEFHAHVFKITKDAEFDIDNDINTTLAEKISKGIKNRRKGKTTRFIFDKEMDPRLVEFLIKKLQLTKKDNIIPGQKIHNFKHFMDFPNVFKQPNLPITNPAFTHPQLNKTQRITDIIIKKDILLSFPYHTFRPVIDLLREAAMDPDVKTIQITAYRLASNSKIVNALINAARNGKDVTVMLELQARFDEENNLFWKEKLELEGIRVLTGVPNKKVHAKLCIIKKRVGAKTIQYGFVSTGNINEKTAKLYGDYCLLTSNRSVMADINKVFHFLKKPKSNPAEVIKNCNSLLICPTDMRNGIIHYIDKEIEEVKAGRKARIILKVNSLSDRILIKKLYDAAEAGVQLDLIVRGIYCATNQTKFKKAINAISIVDEFLEHARVMYFYAAGKEVTYISSADWMTRNLDHRIEAAVKINSKKIRDEIKDMLQIQLRDNVKARILNNELNNRYVENDKESCRSQIEIYNYLRKKTDEV; translated from the coding sequence ATGGCACGAAAATTCATTCCTAGAGATGTCAGCTGGTTAAGTTTTAATAGCAGAGTTCTACAGGAAGCGGCTGATGAAACAGTACCTCTTCCTTCTAAAATAAAATTCTTAGGCATATTTTCTAATAACCTAGACGAATTTTTTAGAGTACGCATACCGGGGCTAAAACGCGCAATAGATATTAAAGACAAAGAGGCTAATACATCCTTTTTTGAAGACCCGCAAATTATACTGGATGAAGTCAATACGATTGTTATAAAACAGCAAAAAAAGTTTGATAATTTTTGGGCGCTTATACAAAAAGAGATGGCGCAACAGCATGTATATATCAAAGATGCAAGTCAGCTCAACCTTAAACAAGAAGAATTTGTTCGCAATTTCTATTCAGAAGATGTCGAGTCTAACGTCATTCCATTATTGCTCGATGATAGTCGCCCTATGCCCTATCTTCGCGATAAAAGTCTTTACTTAGGAATTTCCATGCGCAAACAGGAATGGGAATATGAAACAAAATTTGCCATAATCGAAATTCCAACTACGCTAAATGGTCGTTTTGTAATCTTACCCGCCTCAGCGAAGGAAAAACATATTATTTTACTAGAAGACATCATTAAATTCAATCTTCCTTATATCTTTTCTTATTTTGGATTCGACGAATTTCATGCGCATGTCTTCAAAATAACTAAAGATGCAGAATTTGATATTGATAATGATATCAATACCACATTAGCAGAGAAAATATCAAAAGGGATAAAAAACAGAAGAAAAGGTAAAACAACACGCTTTATCTTTGATAAAGAAATGGACCCTAGGCTAGTCGAATTTTTAATCAAAAAATTACAATTAACGAAAAAAGATAATATCATACCCGGGCAGAAAATCCATAATTTCAAACATTTTATGGACTTCCCTAATGTATTTAAGCAACCAAACCTGCCTATTACAAACCCAGCATTTACACATCCTCAACTGAACAAAACACAAAGGATTACCGATATCATTATCAAAAAAGATATCTTGCTATCATTTCCTTATCACACTTTCCGTCCAGTAATCGATCTGCTCCGCGAAGCGGCAATGGATCCAGATGTTAAGACTATTCAAATCACAGCATATCGCCTCGCATCAAATAGTAAAATCGTCAATGCGTTGATTAATGCGGCACGAAATGGAAAAGATGTAACAGTAATGCTTGAACTACAGGCTCGATTTGATGAAGAGAATAATCTATTTTGGAAAGAGAAACTTGAACTTGAGGGTATTCGGGTTTTAACTGGTGTTCCTAATAAAAAGGTACATGCAAAACTCTGCATCATTAAAAAAAGAGTTGGTGCCAAAACCATTCAATATGGTTTTGTAAGTACAGGGAACATCAATGAAAAAACAGCAAAACTATATGGAGATTACTGTTTATTGACCAGCAATAGAAGTGTCATGGCAGATATAAACAAAGTCTTTCATTTCCTAAAAAAGCCAAAAAGCAATCCAGCTGAAGTCATTAAAAACTGCAATAGCCTACTCATCTGCCCTACAGATATGCGTAATGGAATTATTCATTATATCGATAAAGAAATTGAGGAGGTTAAAGCTGGAAGAAAAGCGCGTATCATCTTAAAGGTGAACTCGCTCAGTGATCGGATACTGATTAAGAAATTATATGATGCCGCCGAAGCGGGTGTACAGCTTGATCTCATTGTAAGAGGTATCTATTGCGCCACGAATCAAACAAAATTTAAAAAAGCAATCAATGCTATCAGCATCGTTGACGAATTTTTGGAACATGCCCGTGTGATGTATTTTTATGCTGCTGGAAAAGAAGTGACCTATATCTCTTCAGCAGATTGGATGACGAGAAACTTGGATCACCGTATAGAGGCTGCTGTAAAAATTAACAGTAAGAAAATAAGGGATGAAATCAAAGATATGTTGCAGATCCAGCTACGCGATAATGTAAAAGCCCGTATTTTGAACAATGAACTCAATAACCGGTACGTTGAAAATGACAAGGAGTCTTGTCGCTCACAAATTGAAATCTATAATTATCTCAGGAAAAAAACAGACGAGGTATAA